A DNA window from Oncorhynchus tshawytscha isolate Ot180627B linkage group LG13, Otsh_v2.0, whole genome shotgun sequence contains the following coding sequences:
- the LOC112236335 gene encoding P2Y purinoceptor 1, with protein MTTTDLNLTSLLNVSDLHKATQGGCSLTGTGFQFYYLPTVYILVFVTGLVGNSLSIWMFVCHMRPWSSISVYMFNLALADFCYVLSLPFLIFYYFNKTDWIFGDVLCRLQRFIFHVNLYGSILFLTCISVHRYTGVVHPLKSLGRLKKKNAVLTSALVWVVVVASISPILYYSRTGQKRNATTCYDTTTEDELPGYFIYSMCLTVFGFCIPFIIILGCYGMIVKALICNDMSNGPLRRKSIHLVIIVLAVFAVSYLPFHVMKNLNMRARLYFQVPDMCDFNNRVYATYQVTRGLASLNSCVDPVLYFLAGDTFRRKLSRATIKQSKKGELPLQSRSEETALNSLPEYVKNRDGQF; from the coding sequence atgacaacaacagatCTGAACCTGACATCCCTCCTGAACGTGTCTGATCTCCACAAGGCAACACAGGGGGGATGTTCCCTGACCGGGACAGGCTTCCAGTTCTACTATCTGCCCACCGTGTACATCCTGGTGTTCGTCACCGGCCTGGTGGGGAACAGTCTGTCCATCTGGATGTTTGTCTGCCACATGAGACCCTGGAGCAGCATCTCCGTGTACATGTTTAACCTGGCCCTGGCCGACTTCTGCTACGTCCTCTCCTTGCCCTTCCTCATCTTCTACTACTTTAATAAGACCGACTGGATATTTGGGGACGTTCTCTGCCGACTGCAGAGGTTTATATTCCACGTCAATCTGTACGGCAGCATCCTGTTCCTGACCTGTATCAGTGTCCACAGGTACACAGGAGTGGTCCACCCGCTCAAGTCTCTGGGAAGGCTCAAGAAGAAGAACGCTGTGCTGACCAGCGCCCTGGTCTGGGTCGTGGTCGTAGCGAGTATCTCTCCCATCCTCTACTACTCCAGGACGGGGCAGAAACGGAACGCCACCACGTGCTACGACACGACCACGGAGGATGAGTTGCCGGGTTACTTTATCTATAGCATGTGTTTGACCGTGTTTGGCTTCTGCATCCCCTTCATCATAATCCTGGGTTGCTATGGGATGATCGTCAAGGCGCTGATCTGTAACGACATGAGCAACGGCCCGTTACGGCGTAAGTCCATCCACCTGGTGATTATCGTGCTGGCCGTGTTCGCTGTGTCCTACCTGCCCTTTCACGTGATGAAGAACCTGAACATGCGAGCCCGGCTGTACTTCCAGGTCCCGGACATGTGTGACTTTAATAACCGGGTGTATGCCACCTACCAGGTGACGCGGGGGCTGGCAAGCCTCAACAGCTGTGTGGACCCGGTCCTCTACTTCCTGGCTGGGGACACGTTCAGGAGGAAGTTGTCCAGAGCTACTATAAAACAATCCAAGAAGGGGGAGCTCCCACTGCAGTCCAGGAGTGAAGAGACGGCGCTCAACAGCCTGCCGGAGTATGTCAAGAACAGAGATGGACAGTTCTGA